From a single Micromonospora carbonacea genomic region:
- a CDS encoding DUF6895 family protein, whose protein sequence is MVEATPTAVDVADQDAAAADEAARRGMRRLSEGSRAWMSAVPTQFLAPDFGGLPVTPRAKACLELALLRRLWARVGPGDPALARVTSAVDAIWADPSFPGQIAAEPRYARQYGLAYAALAPAGAGLDQATLERIAPAGHFTPYSRSSYLRLEMRFYADLAGLDHDIESYPVLYQGCELPRFAEAPTDIEAAYRVTHTLFHMTDFGAHAPQITEAERRHALTLVDRMTTHFIAVEHWDLTAELLLSQHCLGQDPTLTGSGAAGVRALLAVQTADGRIPARFAAQRIPETSPPVDLFRRAFHTTLVTAFASMISLADA, encoded by the coding sequence ATGGTCGAGGCGACACCCACGGCGGTCGACGTGGCCGACCAGGACGCCGCTGCGGCGGATGAGGCGGCACGCCGAGGGATGCGGCGGCTGTCCGAGGGAAGCCGGGCCTGGATGAGCGCCGTCCCCACGCAGTTCCTGGCCCCGGACTTCGGCGGACTGCCGGTGACGCCGAGGGCAAAGGCGTGCCTGGAGCTGGCGCTGCTGCGCCGCCTGTGGGCCCGGGTCGGTCCCGGCGATCCGGCCCTGGCCAGGGTGACCAGCGCGGTGGACGCGATCTGGGCCGACCCGAGCTTCCCCGGCCAGATCGCCGCCGAGCCCCGGTACGCCCGCCAGTACGGGCTGGCCTACGCCGCGCTCGCCCCGGCCGGAGCCGGCCTGGACCAGGCGACCCTGGAGAGGATCGCCCCGGCGGGCCACTTCACGCCGTACAGCAGATCGTCGTATCTGCGCCTGGAGATGAGGTTCTACGCCGACCTAGCGGGCCTCGACCACGACATCGAGTCGTATCCGGTGCTGTACCAGGGTTGCGAACTGCCGCGCTTCGCGGAGGCGCCCACGGACATCGAAGCCGCCTACCGGGTCACGCACACGCTGTTCCACATGACCGACTTCGGCGCCCACGCGCCGCAGATCACCGAGGCCGAGCGGCGACACGCGCTCACCCTCGTCGACCGGATGACCACCCACTTCATCGCCGTCGAGCACTGGGACCTGACAGCGGAGCTGCTGCTCAGCCAGCACTGTCTCGGGCAGGATCCGACCCTGACCGGTTCCGGCGCCGCAGGAGTCCGCGCCCTCCTCGCCGTACAGACCGCCGACGGGCGGATACCAGCCCGGTTCGCCGCGCAGCGGATTCCGGAGACGTCGCCCCCGGTGGATCTGTTCCGGCGTGCCTTCCACACCACACTGGTCACCGCGTTCGCCTCGATGATCTCGCTCGCGGACGCCTGA